The following are from one region of the Pseudomonas putida genome:
- the birA gene encoding bifunctional biotin--[acetyl-CoA-carboxylase] ligase/biotin operon repressor BirA, translating into MLKLLNLLKDGRFHSGEALGAALGVSRSAVWKQLQHLESELNLTIHKVRGRGYQLAAPLALLDAQAIAGFAEGEQWPVFIHETIDSTNAEGLRLAGAGQTAPFLVLAERQSAGRGRRGRQWVSPFAENLYYSLVLRVDGGMRQLEGLSLVVGLAVMRTLQAFGVKDVGLKWPNDVLVREQKITGILLELVGDPADVCHVVLGIGINVNMQANDQVDQVWTSMRREVGATIDRNRLAAMLSQQLQHELARHRRYGFAAFQEEWEQAHLWQGRKVSLVAGSTRIDGVVLGVDGQGGLRLEVDGVEKSFSGGELSLRLRDDS; encoded by the coding sequence ATGCTGAAGTTGTTGAATCTCCTCAAGGATGGCCGGTTCCATTCCGGAGAAGCTCTGGGGGCGGCCCTCGGGGTGAGTCGCAGCGCCGTTTGGAAGCAGCTGCAGCACCTGGAGAGTGAACTGAACCTCACCATTCACAAGGTTCGGGGGCGCGGCTATCAGCTGGCGGCGCCACTGGCTTTGCTCGATGCCCAGGCGATCGCCGGTTTTGCCGAAGGCGAGCAGTGGCCCGTTTTCATTCATGAAACCATCGATTCGACCAACGCCGAAGGCCTGCGGCTCGCCGGGGCGGGGCAGACCGCTCCGTTTCTTGTCCTGGCCGAGCGCCAGAGCGCTGGCCGTGGTCGCCGCGGTCGGCAATGGGTCAGCCCGTTCGCTGAAAACCTCTATTACAGCCTGGTGCTTCGTGTGGATGGCGGCATGCGCCAGCTTGAAGGCTTGAGCTTGGTGGTGGGGTTGGCGGTAATGCGTACCCTGCAGGCGTTTGGCGTAAAGGATGTGGGGCTCAAATGGCCCAACGATGTCCTCGTTCGGGAGCAGAAGATCACCGGCATTCTCCTGGAATTGGTGGGCGACCCGGCGGATGTCTGTCATGTAGTGCTGGGTATTGGCATCAATGTGAACATGCAGGCCAACGACCAGGTCGACCAAGTGTGGACCTCGATGCGTCGTGAAGTGGGTGCGACAATCGACCGTAACCGGTTGGCGGCAATGCTCAGTCAGCAGTTGCAGCACGAATTGGCACGACATCGACGTTACGGCTTTGCCGCATTCCAGGAAGAATGGGAGCAGGCGCACCTCTGGCAGGGGCGCAAGGTTTCTCTGGTTGCAGGTAGTACGCGCATTGATGGCGTGGTGCTTGGCGTCGACGGGCAGGGCGGCTTGCGCCTTGAGGTGGACGGGGTGGAAAAGAGCTTCAGTGGTGGTGAGCTCAGTTTGAGGTTGCGTGATGATTCTTGA
- the tuf gene encoding elongation factor Tu: protein MAKEKFDRSLPHVNVGTIGHVDHGKTTLTAALTRVCSEVFGSAVVEFDKIDSAPEEKARGITINTAHVEYNSNIRHYAHVDCPGHADYVKNMITGAAQMDGAILVCSAADGPMPQTREHILLSRQVGVPYIVVFLNKADLVDDAELLELVEMEVRDLLSTYDFPGDDTPIIIGSARMALEGKDDNEMGTTAVKKLVETLDAYIPEPVRAVDQPFLMPIEDVFSISGRGTVVTGRIERGIVRVQDPLEIVGLRDTTTTTCTGVEMFRKLLDEGRAGENCGVLLRGTKRDDVERGQVLVKPGSVKPHTKFTAEVYVLSKEEGGRHTPFFKGYRPQFYFRTTDVTGNCELPEGVEMVMPGDNIQMTVTLIKTIAMEDGLRFAIREGGRTVGAGVVAKIIE, encoded by the coding sequence ATGGCTAAGGAAAAGTTTGATCGTTCCCTTCCCCACGTTAACGTCGGCACTATCGGCCACGTTGACCACGGTAAGACCACTCTGACCGCAGCTCTGACTCGCGTCTGCTCCGAAGTTTTCGGTTCGGCAGTCGTTGAGTTCGACAAGATCGACTCGGCTCCGGAAGAAAAAGCGCGCGGTATCACCATCAACACCGCTCACGTCGAGTACAACTCGAACATTCGTCACTACGCTCACGTTGACTGCCCAGGTCACGCTGACTACGTGAAGAACATGATCACCGGTGCTGCTCAGATGGACGGCGCGATCCTGGTTTGCTCGGCCGCCGATGGTCCGATGCCACAAACCCGTGAGCACATCCTGCTGTCCCGTCAGGTAGGCGTTCCGTACATCGTGGTCTTCCTGAACAAGGCTGACCTGGTAGACGACGCTGAACTGCTGGAACTGGTCGAGATGGAAGTTCGCGACCTGCTGTCCACCTACGACTTCCCAGGCGACGACACCCCGATCATCATCGGTTCGGCTCGTATGGCCCTGGAAGGCAAAGACGACAACGAAATGGGTACTACCGCTGTCAAGAAGCTGGTAGAAACTCTGGATGCCTACATCCCTGAGCCAGTTCGTGCCGTTGACCAGCCGTTCCTGATGCCGATCGAAGACGTATTCTCGATCTCGGGTCGTGGTACCGTTGTAACCGGTCGTATCGAGCGTGGTATCGTCCGCGTTCAGGATCCGCTGGAAATCGTTGGTCTGCGTGACACCACCACCACCACCTGCACCGGTGTTGAGATGTTCCGCAAGCTGCTGGACGAAGGCCGTGCTGGCGAGAACTGCGGCGTTCTGCTGCGTGGTACCAAGCGTGACGACGTTGAGCGTGGCCAGGTTCTGGTCAAGCCAGGTTCGGTCAAGCCGCACACCAAGTTCACCGCAGAAGTCTACGTTCTGTCGAAGGAAGAAGGCGGTCGTCACACTCCGTTCTTCAAAGGCTACCGTCCTCAGTTCTACTTCCGTACCACTGACGTGACCGGTAACTGCGAGCTGCCGGAAGGCGTTGAAATGGTAATGCCAGGTGACAACATTCAGATGACTGTTACCCTGATCAAGACCATCGCAATGGAAGACGGTCTGCGCTTCGCTATCCGTGAAGGCGGTCGTACCGTCGGCGCCGGCGTCGTAGCAAAAATTATTGAATAA
- the secE gene encoding preprotein translocase subunit SecE has product MTPKTEAQESRFDLFKWLAVVALVVVGVVGNQYYSASPILYRVLALLVLAAVAGFVALQTAKGKSFFALAKEARTEIRKVVWPTRQETTQTTLIVVAVVLVMALLLWGLDSLLGWAVSLIVG; this is encoded by the coding sequence ATGACTCCCAAAACTGAAGCCCAAGAATCGCGTTTTGATCTGTTCAAGTGGCTGGCTGTAGTGGCTTTGGTGGTTGTCGGCGTAGTGGGTAATCAGTATTACTCCGCATCCCCGATCCTGTATCGCGTTCTCGCACTTCTCGTCCTGGCTGCTGTCGCGGGCTTTGTAGCTCTGCAGACTGCGAAGGGCAAGTCGTTCTTTGCGCTGGCGAAGGAAGCTCGTACCGAGATTCGTAAAGTCGTGTGGCCGACCCGCCAGGAAACCACCCAGACCACGCTGATTGTCGTGGCTGTCGTGCTGGTTATGGCACTGCTGCTGTGGGGTCTTGATTCCCTGCTCGGCTGGGCGGTCTCCTTGATCGTTGGCTAA
- the nusG gene encoding transcription termination/antitermination protein NusG yields the protein MAKRWYVVHAYSGYEKHVMRSLIERVKLAGMEDGFGEILVPTEEVVEMRNGQKRKSERKFFPGYVLVQMEMNEGTWHLVKDTPRVMGFIGGTADKPAPITDKEAEAILRRVADGSDKPKPKTLFEPGEVVRVIDGPFADFNGSVEEVNYEKSRLQVAVLIFGRSTPVELEFSQVEKV from the coding sequence GTGGCTAAGCGTTGGTATGTTGTGCATGCTTACTCGGGTTACGAGAAGCATGTAATGCGCTCCCTGATCGAGCGCGTCAAGCTGGCTGGCATGGAAGACGGTTTCGGCGAGATCCTGGTCCCGACCGAAGAAGTCGTCGAAATGCGCAACGGCCAGAAGCGCAAGAGTGAGCGTAAATTCTTCCCTGGCTATGTACTGGTCCAGATGGAGATGAACGAAGGGACTTGGCACTTGGTCAAGGACACCCCTCGTGTGATGGGCTTTATTGGTGGTACCGCAGACAAGCCTGCGCCAATCACTGATAAAGAAGCTGAGGCTATCCTGCGTCGCGTTGCTGACGGTAGCGACAAGCCGAAGCCGAAGACGCTGTTCGAGCCGGGTGAAGTGGTTCGAGTCATTGACGGTCCGTTTGCTGACTTCAATGGTAGTGTCGAAGAGGTTAACTACGAGAAGAGCCGCCTGCAGGTTGCAGTGCTCATTTTCGGTCGCTCTACTCCGGTGGAGCTCGAGTTCAGCCAGGTCGAAAAGGTCTAG
- the rplK gene encoding 50S ribosomal protein L11, whose protein sequence is MAKKIQAYIKLQVKAGQANPSPPVGPALGQHGVNIMEFCKAFNARTQGQEAGLPTPVIITVYSDRSFTFETKSTPASVLLKKAAGLTSGSARPNTVKVGTVTRAQLEDIAKAKQADLTAADLDAAVRTIAGSARSMGLNVEGV, encoded by the coding sequence ATGGCTAAGAAGATTCAGGCTTACATCAAGCTGCAAGTTAAGGCCGGCCAGGCCAACCCTAGCCCACCCGTTGGTCCAGCACTGGGTCAACACGGTGTGAACATCATGGAATTCTGCAAGGCCTTCAACGCCCGTACCCAGGGTCAAGAAGCCGGTCTGCCGACTCCTGTGATCATCACTGTCTACAGCGACCGTAGCTTCACCTTCGAGACCAAGAGCACCCCTGCCTCGGTTCTGCTGAAGAAAGCTGCTGGCCTGACCAGTGGTTCGGCTCGTCCGAACACCGTTAAAGTCGGTACCGTTACCCGTGCTCAGCTGGAAGACATCGCGAAAGCCAAACAGGCTGACCTGACTGCCGCTGACCTGGACGCTGCTGTACGCACCATCGCTGGCTCTGCCCGCAGCATGGGCCTGAACGTGGAGGGTGTGTAA
- the rplA gene encoding 50S ribosomal protein L1 produces MAKLTKRQKAIAEKIEAGKAYNFEEAATLLASLPAAKFVESYDIAVNLGVDPRKSDQVVRSATVLPHGTGKTVRVAVFTQGPAAEAALAAGADRVGMDDLAAEMKGGDLNYDVVIASPDAMRVVGQLGQVLGPRGLMPNPKVGTVTPDVAGAVKNAKAGQVRYRTDKNGIIHTSVGKIGFEAGKLKENVEALIADLKRIKPASSKGIYVKRVTLSTTMGPGLVIDQSSLNV; encoded by the coding sequence ATGGCTAAGCTGACCAAACGCCAAAAGGCAATCGCCGAGAAAATCGAAGCAGGCAAGGCCTACAACTTCGAAGAAGCGGCCACTCTGCTGGCTTCGCTGCCAGCTGCCAAGTTCGTAGAGTCCTACGACATCGCCGTTAACCTCGGTGTTGACCCGCGTAAATCCGACCAGGTCGTACGTAGCGCTACCGTGCTGCCACACGGCACTGGCAAGACCGTTCGCGTTGCTGTCTTCACCCAGGGTCCAGCTGCTGAAGCTGCTCTGGCTGCCGGCGCTGACCGCGTAGGTATGGACGATCTGGCTGCCGAAATGAAAGGCGGCGACCTGAACTATGACGTCGTCATCGCATCGCCTGATGCCATGCGCGTTGTAGGTCAGCTGGGTCAGGTTCTGGGTCCTCGCGGCCTGATGCCTAACCCGAAAGTTGGTACCGTGACCCCAGACGTAGCCGGCGCCGTCAAGAACGCCAAGGCTGGTCAGGTTCGCTACCGTACCGACAAGAACGGTATCATCCACACCTCCGTTGGCAAGATCGGCTTTGAAGCTGGCAAGCTGAAGGAAAACGTTGAAGCCCTGATCGCTGACCTGAAGCGTATCAAGCCAGCTTCCTCGAAAGGTATCTACGTCAAGCGCGTTACCCTGAGCACCACCATGGGCCCAGGTCTGGTCATCGATCAGAGCTCGCTGAACGTGTAA
- the rplJ gene encoding 50S ribosomal protein L10 → MAIKLEDKKAIVAEVNEAAKVALSAVVADARGVTVGAMTGLRKEAREAGVYVRVVRNTLLKRAVEGTEFSILNDAFKGPTLIAFSNEHPGAAARLFKEFAKGQDKFEIKAAAFDGKFLAANQIDVLATLPTRDEAIAQLMSVIQGATSKLARTLAALRDQKEAAAA, encoded by the coding sequence GTGGCAATTAAACTCGAAGACAAGAAGGCCATCGTCGCTGAAGTCAACGAGGCTGCCAAAGTCGCTCTGTCCGCTGTCGTGGCTGATGCCCGTGGTGTGACTGTAGGCGCAATGACCGGACTCCGTAAAGAGGCCCGCGAAGCTGGCGTTTACGTACGTGTCGTACGTAACACCCTGCTGAAGCGCGCTGTTGAAGGCACCGAATTCTCGATCCTCAACGACGCGTTCAAAGGCCCGACCCTGATTGCTTTCTCCAACGAACACCCGGGCGCTGCTGCTCGTCTGTTCAAAGAGTTCGCCAAGGGTCAGGACAAGTTCGAGATCAAGGCAGCTGCGTTTGACGGCAAGTTCCTTGCCGCTAACCAGATCGACGTGCTGGCAACCCTGCCAACTCGCGACGAGGCTATCGCACAGCTGATGAGCGTAATCCAAGGTGCAACCAGCAAGCTGGCTCGTACCCTGGCAGCTCTGCGCGACCAGAAAGAAGCTGCTGCTGCCTAA
- the rplL gene encoding 50S ribosomal protein L7/L12: MSLTNEQIIEAIGQKTVLEIVELIKAMEETFGVTAAAAVAAGPAVAAAAAEEQTEFNVVLTEAGDKKVNVIKAVRELTGLGLKEAKEKVDGAPQVIAEGVSKEAAEDAKKKLEEAGAKVELK; encoded by the coding sequence ATGTCTCTGACTAACGAACAAATCATCGAAGCGATCGGCCAGAAAACCGTTCTGGAAATTGTTGAACTGATCAAAGCGATGGAAGAAACCTTCGGCGTTACCGCTGCTGCCGCTGTTGCTGCTGGCCCAGCTGTTGCTGCCGCTGCTGCTGAAGAGCAGACCGAGTTCAACGTCGTTCTGACCGAAGCTGGCGACAAGAAAGTAAACGTGATCAAGGCCGTTCGTGAACTGACCGGTCTGGGCCTGAAAGAAGCCAAAGAGAAAGTCGACGGCGCTCCTCAGGTTATCGCTGAAGGCGTTTCGAAAGAAGCCGCTGAAGACGCGAAGAAGAAGCTGGAAGAAGCTGGCGCTAAAGTCGAGCTGAAGTAA